CAGAGCCTATTCAAAAGATTTCTCAGTCTTGACTTTTATATCATTGAAAAGCTAAAAAAGGCCTTCAAAACTACAACATCTTGTAGGGAAAGCCCTAACAACTACAAGATGTTGTAGTTAGAGCGAGTGCCACATAGCGACCGGCGCACAAAACAAATTCATGAAATCCGTGAACGAGTTTGTTAAAAGAAATGATTTGAAAATAGCCCTTTCAGACTAGATGAAGGGCCTATTTTCGGACCATTCGATATCCCTGGATTGAAGAACGGTATACCGAAGCGACTCGAAATTTAGCATCGGAATCACTGGAAGATGGAATTCCGGTTGTTCCACAAAGGCTCAGATCTCGGGCGTTTCGGGACAAAGAATCAAGACACTTAAGGAGAAGCTCATGACAAAACCCACATCGCGTGCCATCGCTACAACCCTCAGGACATATCATCGTCCGATTAAAGAAGGAGATTCCAGGCTGGAAAGCTGGAACCAAGTCGTAGACAGGGTTATCCAGCATCAACGCTGGCTGTGGGAGAGGGCACTCAGCCGGGTTCTCAATGAAAGGGAAGAACACGAGCTCGAAGCTTGCCGACAACTTATCCTCGGAAGATACATCATGCCCGCAGGAAGGACTCTCTGGCTTGGCGGGACAGAGCTCAGCCGTAAACGCGAATCGTGCATGTTTAACTGCTCCTTTACCTATGTCGAAACCGTATATGACTTAGTCGACGTGCTTTGGCTCCTCCTCCAGGGATGCGGCGTCGGATTCAAACCGGTCACCGGAACACTAAACGGTTTCCGCTGCCCGCTACAAGAGATCAAAGTAATCCGCTCTCCCAGAAAGGAAAAAGGCGGAGTACCCCATAACGTGGAGACCTATGACCCGGAAACGAGGACTTGGACTATAAAACTCGGAGACTCCGCAATCGCCTGGGCAAAGGCAATCGGGAAACTGGTCGCCGGGAAATTCCCCGCTAAAACCCTCGTCTTAGACTTTTCTGAAATCAGACCGGCAGGAACACGCCTTAAAGGGTATGGTTGGATCTCTTCGGGAGATGAGCAAATCTCAAAAGCGTTCAAAGCCATTGCGCAAATCCTGTCAAACAGAGCAGATCAACTGCTGACAAGAATGGATATACTCGACATCGTCAACTGGCTGGGCACAATCCTATCGAGCAGACGCTCTGCCCAAATCGCCCTTTTCGAATACGGCCAACCGGAATGGGATGAGTTTGCTCTCGCAAAAAAAGAGTGGTGGGTCACCGGCAAGGCACACCGCCAGCAGTCCAACAACAGTCTTCTCTTCTACAACAAGCCAACAAGACCTGAAATGGAAAAGCTTTTCCAAATGATGCTCGACTCAGGCGGATCTGAGCCTGGCTTCATTAACGCGCAGGAAGCGGAACGAAGAGCTCCCTGGTTCAAAGGCTGCAACCCATGCGTTGAGATTCTGCTCGGCAATAAGAGTTTCTGCAACCTGACTGAAGTCAACGTCCTCGCATTCAAAGGCGACAAAGTTGGCCTCGAAAATGCCCTAAGGATGGCTGCCAGGATGAATTACCGGCAGACAATGGTTGACCTCCGTGACGAAATCCTCCAGGAGGCCTGGCATCTCAATAATGAATTCCTGCACCTTTGCGGCGTTGGACTGACAGGAATCAGAGCCCGCCCCGACTTGAGCAGATACGACTACAAGAGAATGCGCAATATTGCCGTGAGCGCGGCCTACAGCATGGCAAATGAGTTGAACGCACCTCTGCCAAAGAACGTGACGTGCATCAAGCCAAGCGGTACGCTAAGCAAAATTATGGGCAGCGAAACTTGGGGCGAAGTTCCCGAAGGCGTGCACATGCCCCTTGGCAAGTACATATTCAACAACATTACCTACTCCAAACATGACCCGCTGGTCGACAGGTTCCGTAAAGCTGGCTACTCCGTGGTCGAAAAGCCGTATGAACCCGAATCTGTTCTGGTGAAGTTTCCGGTCAAATACGAGAACGTTCCTTTTACACGCAAGACAGTGACAAGAAAGAACGGAAAAGTCGAAGAGGTAGAAGTCAATGCCGACTCGGCAATATCCCAGCTGGAGTGGTACCGCATGTTGATGGATACCTGGTGCGAGCAAAACGTCTCCAATACCATTTCCTATGACCCGTCGGAGGTTCCTGAAATCATCGACTGGTTCTTGGAAAACTGGGAATGCTACGTCGGCGTCTCTTTTATCTTCCGCAACGATCCTACAAAAAATGCCGAAGACTTAGGGTATGCCTACCTTCCTCAGGAAGTGGTCACAAAAGACGACTATGACACCTATGTCGCCCATCTCAAGCCCGTTAACTATGAAGGTATCGAGCTCACCGACGATGAACTCGCCGAAGAGTGCGCAACAGGTGCCTGCCCCATCAGATAATCGGACCAAAGCGCTGCCTCTATGGAAGAGGCAGCGTTTCTGTTCAGAAATTGAGATACTTTCTATCTATCGATTTAAATCACCACAAAGGCAGAGTGCAAAGCCTTTTGCTGCGCTACAAGCTCTTTGTCCGTCATGCCTCTGATTTTACCTTTGCGGCGTTGGCCCGATAAGAAACAATAAGGAGGAGCTTCCGTACCTGTCATCTGCTGGTTGATGATGATGACCGTATCATACAACCTATTCAAATCATGAATCAGACCTCTTCTGACCTCCGCTATACTCTCCTCTCGAAGACTTTCCCCTAATTTTTTCAACGCATGCTGAATCTCATCCGCTTCGGGAAGCAAACCGATAGGATCGGCTTTGTCAAGGAACTGCTCGATGCGCTTTCGAATTTGCTTTACTTTCATATGAGTGGAGACATCCAAAAGCTCCAGAGGATTGGTTTCGCTGGCAGGAAATTTTGCGTATTGCTTTTTCAAGTTAGTGGCCGCTTTACAATATTGCTTTCTGGTCGTTAAATTATGGAGTATCTGAGTGCAGTTTTTGAAATAGGGATTGAAATAGTCAAAAAATGGATTCAAAAGCGAAAATCGTCCTTTCATTTGTGGAGAGAATGTGGCCTTGCTCTCGTCAAAGTCGGAGTTGATCAGTTTTCCAAGCTTTAACACACGCCGGCACACTTGTGACAACTCTTCGCTTTGAAGCGCATCGATCACAGCATCAAAAGAAGCGATCATTTTTTCCAGTTTAATAATATTGCTGATAGTTGCTCTGAAACCATCCGCTAAAAACTCCTGCATCTCTTCGACTAAAACCTCAAGGGCTGAGTAGGGATGCAGCCCCTTTTTTGAACATTGGTTCAAAAGAGAAAGCGCGATGGAGCGGAATTTGCCTTCAATCAACACATCATATTCATTCACCTGGTGAGGCATCTCGACCGTAACATTCATAATGTGCCTCAGGTGTTTTTCCTTCTTGCCGTCCGAATCTTCGACCCTCCCCGTGATAATCTGCATATTATCGTCTGCGCCCGGGAGCAGACAAGAGTGCGCTGAGGACATTCCGGGTATCCCGGAAGTTCCATGCTGGAGCGATGTAGGTACGATCCTGACCGTGGCACCTGTATTGTAGAAAGCAAGAGCCTGAATATAGAAAATTTGCATTCTCTGAAACGCATGCTCCTGTATTCTCCCAGCAAAAGGAAGGATCTCTATCGTATTATCACTGCGCTGAAAAATCATTTCGCGATCTGCCTTCCATGAGAAGGTCATGTTAGCGTCGTAAGAGTATTTGCGCCTTTTGCGTTTACCGGAAGTTGTTGGAGCGGATATCTGTTGATTTTCAGAAACAGAATCATCGCTATCAGACGAAAGCGAAGAAGAGTCATCAGAAAAGTCCGAGGTATTATCTATGTTTTCACCATCGGAAGAGTGACAACCATCACACTCTGTATGCCAAACAGGCATTTCTAAAGACATCGGAGATACACAACTCATACTTCTCCTTAAGCTTTGAGTTCTGAAAATCTATCCATACCGGGCGTGATTCAAAATTTTCCCGGAGGGCCAAGCTCGGTATAAGTGACAGCCCGCAAACTGAAATTGCATAGTTTGTTTGCCACTTAGGACTATAAGCTTCGAAAAAATTTATCCAATATCGTGAAAACTTTTCAAAGCTTATTGTCCTAAGGAGCAGCAAAGCATACTGATTTGAGTTTGTGGACAGTCTCTAAAGCGCTATCCCTTGATGCAAAGAGAGTATGATATAACGAAGGTTTCAAAAGGGCCAAAAAAAATCAAATTCTTGAGGCTTTTTCGGCATAGGCAGTTAACTCACCATTTAGCAAATAGGGTAATTTGTTTTCAAAAAGAATATATTCCCACAAAAATTGTGCTATAATAGTATCGACAAAAACCAAATCGGTTATCCCCAAAAGATCTCAAAATCGCTTTTCGTTCAAATAAAAGAGAAGACCTACACTCCTGAAATATTGCTGCTGATCGAGGGGAAGACTTATGCAGCCTTGGAGGCAAATCTTTTTCAGAGCGGGCATTTTCTTAAAAAACACAATATTTTCGATGCCAATACACATGAATAAATCCACCGTTTCAAGCTTCTCACAATTTTCCAGCGCTGACACATCTGCCAAATGCGACCATCCTGACAGCACAATTTTTTTGAGTCTTCTGCACTGTCCAAAACATGTGATATCGGTGATGGAAGAACCTCCACGAGCGTAAAAGACTTCCAGCTCAGAACACCTCGCAAGGGATGTGATATCTAAAATATTGGCAACGCTGCGCTCAACTCGCAAAACCTTCAGTTTTGCAGAGGACTTTAAAAAGTTAAGGTTGCAAATGTTACTAAATGAATCGGCTACCAAAGTCTCCAAATGCGGCATCGCCGCGTAGTAAGACTCCGAAGCGCTTGTCTGGGAGCTTTCCTTGAAATAAAGATGCTTAACCTGTCTGAAATGCCTGGAAATCTGCAGAAGATCATTATCGGTAACGGGTGAGCCGGTTACATTCCCCCTCTCTCGCCTTAGGTCAAGCTTAGTCAACAGCCCGCCCTCTTTGCCAAAAAAATTAACTAATCCCTCTATTGAGATGATTCCAATGTCCTTAAGGGCTATACCCCCCGAGTTCAATTGACGCACAAGCGACTGATTGGAGAGCTGGAGAAAGTGCTTTGAAACAGCCCTCATCCGTAATAGAAAGCGCACTGTAAAGTGAGAACAGATCTCAAGCTCCATTTCCGGAATCGCAGAAACCCAAAGTGCTCTTCCCGCCATGGAGCCGGGCTCGACCGCTGAGGTGACATGTGGAGTGAATCGCTGGCAGTCCGTTAGTGTCCGTTTTTCGAATAAGCCGTTTGGCTTTCTCTGCTGTGGAGAAGTTGGGGTGAAGGCACACCAGCTCCAACTCAAGATGCCATTGGATGAAGCGTTGATCGTCGCCATCTAAACCTCCTTGTCACCGTCAAAACAGTACTATGTATTGACCACCTCTAACTCAACATCAATTTATTGAATACAGAAACACAAAGTTAAATACAAAACCAATCAATACGCCATCAGATTTTATTAAGAGAAATAGAGTATCGTTGTCGCCAATTACAATCGATCAAGCTTCAGAAGATAAAAAGAGTGCCGGCATGGATCCTGATCAATCTTAGAGGTCAAATCAGGATGCTCTGAGTTTGTGGTCAGGTCTGGTGGGGGCTTTTACCTGATGGAGGTAAAAGCTTACGGATGATAAAGGCCCTGAATAATAGCTCTCAAGGCCTTTTGACAATGAAGAGATTTATAATGAAAGAATTCGTTCAAACGTAAGGGTTCCCTCTGGCCGCGGGCAGCGTATATGAAAAATGCAACGGTCAAGATTTTCCTTAGTATCCATGATCATGTCAGGACCAAGCACCAGATCACATCCAGAGTCCGAAGCTTTCGCGCAAAGACGCCAAATACCTTCATCATTCTGGGTTAAGAGCACGTACCTCCAATATCCGCGACCAGACATGTCCCACTCCTCGATTGTCGCGCGATCCTCTTCATTCAAAAGTTCACTCGCCGAAATTGGAAGGGCGATGGGCTCA
This genomic interval from Estrella lausannensis contains the following:
- the nrdJ gene encoding ribonucleoside-triphosphate reductase, adenosylcobalamin-dependent, whose product is MTKPTSRAIATTLRTYHRPIKEGDSRLESWNQVVDRVIQHQRWLWERALSRVLNEREEHELEACRQLILGRYIMPAGRTLWLGGTELSRKRESCMFNCSFTYVETVYDLVDVLWLLLQGCGVGFKPVTGTLNGFRCPLQEIKVIRSPRKEKGGVPHNVETYDPETRTWTIKLGDSAIAWAKAIGKLVAGKFPAKTLVLDFSEIRPAGTRLKGYGWISSGDEQISKAFKAIAQILSNRADQLLTRMDILDIVNWLGTILSSRRSAQIALFEYGQPEWDEFALAKKEWWVTGKAHRQQSNNSLLFYNKPTRPEMEKLFQMMLDSGGSEPGFINAQEAERRAPWFKGCNPCVEILLGNKSFCNLTEVNVLAFKGDKVGLENALRMAARMNYRQTMVDLRDEILQEAWHLNNEFLHLCGVGLTGIRARPDLSRYDYKRMRNIAVSAAYSMANELNAPLPKNVTCIKPSGTLSKIMGSETWGEVPEGVHMPLGKYIFNNITYSKHDPLVDRFRKAGYSVVEKPYEPESVLVKFPVKYENVPFTRKTVTRKNGKVEEVEVNADSAISQLEWYRMLMDTWCEQNVSNTISYDPSEVPEIIDWFLENWECYVGVSFIFRNDPTKNAEDLGYAYLPQEVVTKDDYDTYVAHLKPVNYEGIELTDDELAEECATGACPIR